In Populus nigra chromosome 1, ddPopNigr1.1, whole genome shotgun sequence, one genomic interval encodes:
- the LOC133669901 gene encoding uncharacterized protein LOC133669901, translating to MEGEERAHRDAHFQEELESLKASVARLTSLLEQTLRNASGEGPSNRPAIFVQPPATTQPEETMSEHGHEPPHNPAFVHSMPPAPTPAVIDAFANESHKTKSSDDIDKMAALEARIKAIERVDLYNPVRAVEMCLVPNVVVPKKFRVPEFIKYTGTQCPITHLKSYYNKMAEVVHEKLLMHFFQDSLSGAALNWYMRLDNTKIQRWKDLVDAFVKQYKYNMDITPDKTSLSNLEKRDKESIREYAQRWRDLAAQVHPPLLDKEMVTLFANTLKDPYYEHVMGSSAQQFIDAVVVAERIEQGVKSGRISVSVEKRSFEGKKKEVDYVESGYKGRKNPFQNYHTPSPSPQISYINLNPIFPTRKPEPQTTHQRVQEQLPPLPIPLNEMYQKLLSIGHIAPEPLTPLQPPYPNWYKPDLTCEYHAGAAGHNIHTCSAFKKKLMHLIKAGWITFEGTPNVGSNRLPNHASGTGSVNALEVECFENLKALMARARTFTTGKGRKLPGAVVMLAAADAAEVGVAVLAVRGGRRCCCGVEVGSGSSPLFIFLLCSSSLFFCVRKTGEGERAGAATVGRPPPLPFNG from the exons ATGGAAGGTGAAGAGCGTGCTCACCGTGACGCCCATTTCCAAGAAGagttagaatctctgaaagcaAGCGTGGCTCGCCTcactagcttactcgagcaaacacTTAGAAATGCCTCTGGTGAAGGTCCTTCCAACCGGCCTGCTATTTTTGTTCAGCCTCCAGCAACAACTCAACCCGAAGAAACAATGAGTGAACATGGTCATGAACCTCCACACAATCCAGCTTTTGTACACTCAATGCCACCAGCACCAACCCCCGCAGTCATAGATGCATTTGCCAATGAGTCCCACAAGACCAAGTCATCTGATGACATTGATAAGATGGCAGCGCTAGAAGCTCGAATCAAAGCCATTGAGAGGGTAGACTTGTACAATCCAGTACGAGCAGTAGAAATGTGTTTGGTCCCAAATGTGGTTGTCCCGAAGAAGTTTCGTGTTCctgaatttatcaaatatactGGAACACAATGCCCCATAACTCATCTCAAATCCTACTATAACAAAATGGCAGAAGTAGTACATGAAAAACTACTAATGCATTTTTTCCAAGATAGCTTAAGTGGGGCGGCATTAAACTGGTACATGAGATTGGACAACACCAAGATCCAAAGATGGAAAGACTTGGTGGATGCTTTTGTCAAGCAATACAAGTATAATATGGACATCACTCCTGACAAAACCAGTTTGTCCAACCTAGAGAAAAGGGACAAGGAAAGCATAAGGGAATATGCTCAAAGGTGGAGAGACCTAGCTGCTCAAGTACATCCTCCACTCCTGGATAAAGAGATGGTCACTCTATTTGCCAACACGCTCAAGGACCCATACTACGAGCATGTGATGGGTAGTTCGGCCCAACAATTTATTGACGCTGTGGTAGTAGCTGAACGCATAGAGCAAGGAGTAAAGAGTGGTAGAATCTCTGTATCTGTGGAGAAAAGGAGCTTTGAAGGTAAAAAGAAAGAGGTTGACTATGTTGAAAGTGGATATAAGGGTAGGAAGAACCCATTCCAGAACTATCACACTCCATCCCCTTCGCCCCAAATTTCTTACATCAATCTCAACCCTATATTTCCCACAAGAAAACCTGAGCCTCAAACCACACACCAAAGAGTCCAAGAACAATTACCTCCATTACCGATACCCTTAAATGAGATGTACCAAAAGCTACTAAGCATCGGGCATATAGCTCCAGAACCCTTGACACCTCTGCAACCACCTTACCCTAACTGGTACAAGCCTGACCTTACTTGCGAGTACCATGCTGGTGCTGCGGGACACAACATTCATACTTGCAGTGCCTTCAAGAAGAAGCTCATGCATTTGATTAAAGCTGGATGGATAACCTTCGAAGGAACTCCAAACGTGGGTTCGAACCGTTTACCCAATCATGCTTCAGGTACTGGATCGGTGAATGCACTAGAGGTGGAATGTTTTGAAAACCTCAAAGCACTGATGGCAAGAGCAAG aacgtttaCAACAGGGAAAGGGAGAAAGTTACCTGGAGCGGTGGTGATGCTGGCAGCAGCTGATGCGGCAGAGGTGGGGGTGGCAGTGCTGGCGGTTCGCGGTGGCCGGCGGTGCTGCTGTGGAGTTGAGGTTGGCAGCGGCTCTTCTCCCCTGTTTATTTTTCTCCTCTgctcttcttctttattcttctgTGTTAGGAAAACGGGGGAGGGTGAACGTGCTGGGGCGGCCACTGTTGGCCGCCCCCCTCCACTACCTTTCAACGGATAA